The following proteins come from a genomic window of Ilumatobacter coccineus YM16-304:
- a CDS encoding uracil-DNA glycosylase, with protein sequence MNLLSSAVAPLVVLQRDIHDCRACPRLVEWRERVAVEKRAAFRDDHYWGKPISGFGDPAARIVILGLAPAAHGANRTGRMFTGDRSGDWLFRAMHRAGLANQAESVSADDGLALTDAWVTSAVKCAPPLNKPTIDERDACQPFLVRELGALTEAKVIICLGTFGFDAALRHFGIRPKPKFGHGVEVQVPDGPMLLGCYHVSQQNTFTKRLTEPMLDDVFARARTIADGV encoded by the coding sequence ATGAATCTACTGTCGAGTGCCGTGGCTCCGCTCGTCGTCCTCCAACGTGACATTCACGATTGCCGTGCGTGTCCTCGTCTCGTCGAGTGGCGCGAGCGGGTGGCGGTCGAGAAGCGAGCCGCGTTTCGCGACGACCACTACTGGGGCAAACCGATCTCGGGGTTCGGTGATCCCGCCGCCCGGATCGTGATTCTCGGCCTCGCTCCGGCCGCTCACGGAGCGAACCGAACGGGCCGGATGTTCACCGGCGATCGCAGCGGCGACTGGCTGTTTCGCGCCATGCATCGAGCCGGTCTCGCCAATCAGGCGGAGTCGGTGTCGGCCGACGACGGCCTCGCGCTGACCGACGCATGGGTGACCTCGGCGGTCAAGTGCGCCCCACCGCTCAACAAGCCCACCATCGACGAGCGCGACGCCTGCCAGCCCTTTCTCGTGCGCGAACTCGGCGCGTTGACCGAAGCGAAGGTCATCATCTGCCTGGGCACCTTCGGTTTCGACGCTGCGCTCCGGCACTTCGGCATCCGCCCGAAGCCGAAGTTCGGTCACGGCGTCGAGGTGCAGGTTCCCGACGGGCCGATGTTGCTCGGCTGCTATCACGTGAGCCAGCAGAACACGTTCACGAAGCGTCTCACCGAACCGATGCTCGACGACGTGTTCGCCCGAGCCCGCACCATCGCCGACGGCGTCTGA
- a CDS encoding electron transfer flavoprotein subunit alpha/FixB family protein, whose translation MAIDNIWVFAQADGGTASTGTLELLTKANSLGGTVTAFVAGSAGDAAASLADHGAAKIYETGDLAGALPGAAVSAAMKAVIDGGDSPDLIMFPQNYEGRDVMSRLSVKLDRTVLTNSTDISVDGDSVSVQTPIFGGAKIVTSTFTGEGPFIAAFRPKSFEPAGGVGAAGEVVSAPVPDLGATGGATVTAVHVEETSGPKLDEAAVVVSGGRGLGESEKFEMIETLASVLKGAPGASRAIVDAGWVPYSYQVGQTGKVVKPTVYIAAGISGATQHMVGMKGSKNIIAINKDKEAPIFGVADLGIVGDVHKVLPQLLEALAAR comes from the coding sequence ATGGCTATCGACAACATCTGGGTGTTTGCTCAGGCCGACGGCGGAACCGCCTCGACCGGCACGCTCGAACTCCTCACCAAGGCGAACTCGCTCGGTGGAACCGTGACGGCATTCGTCGCCGGTTCGGCCGGTGACGCCGCCGCTTCCCTCGCCGATCACGGCGCGGCGAAGATCTACGAGACCGGCGACCTCGCCGGCGCCCTTCCGGGTGCCGCGGTGTCGGCTGCGATGAAGGCCGTCATCGACGGCGGCGATTCGCCCGACCTCATCATGTTCCCGCAGAACTACGAAGGCCGTGACGTCATGTCGCGTCTCTCGGTCAAGCTCGACCGCACCGTGCTCACCAACTCGACCGACATCTCGGTCGACGGCGACTCGGTCAGCGTGCAGACGCCGATCTTCGGTGGCGCCAAGATCGTCACCTCCACCTTCACCGGTGAAGGCCCGTTCATCGCTGCGTTCCGCCCGAAGAGCTTCGAGCCCGCAGGCGGCGTCGGCGCTGCCGGCGAAGTCGTGTCGGCTCCGGTTCCCGATCTGGGTGCCACGGGCGGCGCAACCGTCACCGCGGTGCACGTCGAAGAGACCTCCGGACCGAAGCTCGACGAGGCCGCTGTGGTCGTGTCGGGTGGTCGTGGTCTCGGCGAGTCGGAGAAGTTCGAGATGATCGAGACGCTGGCGTCGGTCCTGAAGGGTGCCCCTGGCGCCTCTCGTGCGATCGTCGACGCCGGTTGGGTTCCGTACAGCTACCAGGTCGGTCAGACCGGCAAGGTCGTCAAGCCGACCGTGTACATCGCTGCCGGTATCTCCGGTGCGACGCAGCACATGGTGGGCATGAAGGGCTCGAAGAACATCATCGCGATCAACAAGGACAAGGAAGCACCGATCTTCGGTGTTGCCGACCTCGGCATCGTCGGTGACGTGCACAAGGTCCTCCCGCAACTGTTGGAGGCTTTGGCCGCCCGCTGA
- a CDS encoding diacylglycerol/lipid kinase family protein, whose protein sequence is MLIVNSFASSVTARNTVVVHRRLSEGVLEPHAGRRRAKHEVEVVETNRRGHATRFAHDAARRGFDVVIGYGGDGTLNEVATGIAGTDTALGVLPGGSTNVFARTLGLPNDPVEAVEHLVAGIDANDVRPIGLGQVNGRYFCFHTGVGYDAAVVQKVETHGSLKRWLGHPLFIYAGLSTWLTGYDRKRPHFSISGGDAPDEPNGYFTIVLNTNPYTYLGNRPLDLSPDAGLDQPGLVAISFTTMKATAILSSLAGALKGGGVKPSDHLDVRTNVERLVLEHDEPFPYQLDGDALGETTRLEFQHVPDAVRLVFPATPGGQA, encoded by the coding sequence ATGCTCATCGTCAACTCGTTCGCCTCGTCGGTGACCGCGCGCAACACCGTGGTGGTGCATCGGCGCCTGAGCGAAGGCGTGCTCGAGCCACACGCCGGTCGACGACGGGCGAAGCACGAGGTCGAAGTGGTCGAGACCAACCGACGCGGGCACGCGACTCGGTTCGCCCACGACGCGGCCCGCCGCGGCTTCGACGTGGTGATCGGATACGGCGGCGACGGCACGCTCAACGAAGTGGCGACCGGAATCGCCGGGACCGACACGGCACTCGGCGTGTTGCCAGGTGGCTCGACCAACGTGTTCGCACGCACGCTCGGGTTGCCCAACGACCCGGTCGAAGCCGTCGAACACCTCGTCGCCGGCATCGACGCCAACGACGTTCGCCCCATCGGTCTCGGTCAGGTCAACGGTCGCTACTTCTGCTTCCACACCGGCGTCGGGTACGACGCAGCGGTCGTCCAGAAGGTCGAGACGCACGGCTCACTCAAGCGTTGGCTCGGTCACCCGCTGTTCATCTACGCGGGCCTGTCGACGTGGCTCACGGGCTACGACCGCAAGCGCCCCCACTTCTCGATCAGCGGTGGTGACGCGCCCGACGAGCCGAACGGCTACTTCACGATCGTGCTCAACACGAACCCGTACACCTACCTCGGCAACCGACCGCTCGACCTCTCCCCCGACGCCGGACTCGACCAGCCGGGTCTCGTGGCGATCTCGTTCACCACCATGAAGGCAACGGCCATCCTGAGTTCGCTCGCCGGCGCGTTGAAGGGTGGCGGCGTCAAACCCTCCGACCACCTCGACGTTCGCACCAACGTCGAGCGACTGGTGCTCGAACACGACGAACCGTTTCCGTACCAACTCGACGGTGACGCGCTCGGCGAGACGACTCGACTCGAGTTCCAGCACGTTCCCGACGCCGTGCGACTCGTGTTCCCGGCGACACCCGGCGGCCAGGCGTAG
- a CDS encoding SCO1664 family protein: protein MPADELSTVPADDPGPTDHDAPPDVDDGEFDEFDEFDDEDDADEEPRGVELRVDDVDDQVEHLLRGEIEVEGRMPYSSNGTFLVHVVHDGKSHPAIYKPTKMERPLWDFEPGLHRREVAAYRLSEAMGIGIVPTTVLRDGPMGEGSVQWFAVADHSEHYFTIYESMPELHDRLRDFAAFDVLANNTDRKSGHCLLIPEHGDTPANVWGIDHGLCFAAEFKVRTVIWEFGDEPLPDHIIDAANRLVSRVPLDVAALLSDSEVEAIQGRAAWMVKERRFPTDPTGRRYPWPLV from the coding sequence GTGCCCGCGGATGAACTGAGCACCGTGCCCGCCGACGACCCCGGCCCGACCGACCACGACGCGCCGCCCGATGTCGATGACGGCGAGTTCGACGAGTTCGACGAGTTCGACGACGAAGACGATGCCGACGAGGAGCCGCGCGGCGTGGAGCTGCGCGTCGACGACGTCGACGACCAGGTGGAGCATCTTCTCCGGGGCGAGATCGAGGTCGAGGGCCGGATGCCCTACAGCTCCAACGGCACGTTTCTCGTCCACGTCGTGCACGACGGCAAGTCGCACCCGGCCATCTACAAGCCGACGAAGATGGAGCGGCCGCTCTGGGACTTCGAGCCCGGCTTGCACCGGCGCGAGGTCGCGGCGTACCGGTTGAGCGAAGCGATGGGCATCGGCATCGTGCCGACGACGGTGCTGCGCGACGGGCCGATGGGCGAAGGCTCGGTGCAGTGGTTTGCGGTCGCCGACCACTCCGAGCACTACTTCACCATCTACGAGAGCATGCCCGAGCTGCACGACCGGCTCCGCGACTTCGCGGCGTTCGACGTGCTCGCGAACAACACCGACCGCAAGAGCGGGCACTGTCTGCTGATCCCCGAGCACGGCGACACGCCGGCCAACGTCTGGGGCATCGACCATGGTCTGTGCTTCGCGGCCGAGTTCAAGGTCCGCACGGTCATCTGGGAATTCGGCGACGAGCCGCTCCCCGACCACATCATCGACGCCGCGAACCGGCTCGTCAGCCGGGTGCCGCTCGACGTGGCCGCGCTGCTGAGCGACAGCGAGGTCGAAGCGATCCAAGGGCGCGCTGCGTGGATGGTGAAGGAACGACGGTTCCCCACCGACCCCACTGGCCGCCGCTACCCGTGGCCACTGGTCTGA
- a CDS encoding MSMEG_4193 family putative phosphomutase, translating to MTTNNARKQAPARKKAAAKPASARKKAAPKAAAAKQAAPGATTILLVRHGQTPTTGKVLPGRAKGLHLADEGRKQAEIAAERIGALGKVDAVYSSPLERAKETAAPISKALGLRTKVDRGLFECDFGDWTGAELKKLMKLPEWQTVQRAPSTFRFPNGESFTEMQTRMVTTLDRLRLAHPGGTIVCVSHADTIKAAVAHALGTHIDLFQRIVISPASVSALTWHAGGPIVLAVNSTGRPLTELRPA from the coding sequence ATGACGACAAACAACGCACGCAAGCAGGCTCCGGCACGCAAGAAGGCCGCCGCCAAGCCCGCCTCGGCACGCAAGAAAGCGGCGCCGAAGGCGGCCGCTGCGAAGCAGGCCGCGCCGGGAGCGACCACCATTCTCCTCGTTCGACACGGCCAGACGCCCACGACGGGCAAGGTGCTCCCCGGCCGCGCCAAGGGCCTGCATCTCGCCGACGAAGGTCGCAAGCAGGCCGAGATCGCCGCCGAACGCATCGGCGCGCTGGGCAAGGTCGACGCCGTGTACTCGTCGCCACTGGAGCGGGCGAAGGAGACCGCAGCTCCGATCTCGAAGGCACTCGGCCTGCGGACGAAGGTCGATCGCGGCCTGTTCGAATGCGACTTCGGCGACTGGACCGGTGCCGAGTTGAAGAAGCTGATGAAGCTGCCCGAGTGGCAGACCGTGCAGCGTGCCCCGTCCACGTTCCGGTTCCCCAACGGCGAGAGCTTCACCGAGATGCAGACCCGCATGGTCACCACGCTCGACCGGCTGCGGCTCGCTCACCCCGGCGGCACGATCGTGTGCGTCAGCCACGCCGACACGATCAAGGCAGCCGTTGCTCACGCCCTCGGCACGCACATCGATCTGTTCCAACGCATCGTCATCAGCCCGGCCTCGGTCAGCGCACTCACCTGGCATGCCGGTGGACCGATCGTGCTGGCCGTCAACTCGACGGGCCGACCTCTGACCGAACTCCGTCCCGCGTGA
- a CDS encoding electron transfer flavoprotein subunit beta/FixA family protein, producing MKQIPDPALPGELDPSTNTLKRDGKLILDESDSYGVEMALQLVGAAGDGSVTLVSMAPNDEVSGLRTALAMGAEKAVLVSDPSLSGADALTTAKVLAGAVGKAGDYDLIIAGTESSDGYTGTVPEQMAEVLGLPSVTFAKTIAVDGSTVKVDRQTESGYDEVTCPLPAVVSVTAGVVEPRYPSFKGIMAAKSKPVDTVTAADLGIESVSWAQSITNVEDAPAREAGEIIEDDGESFNKIVEFLDNLKVI from the coding sequence GTGAAACAGATCCCTGATCCGGCGCTGCCGGGTGAGCTGGATCCCTCGACCAACACGCTGAAGCGCGACGGCAAGCTCATCCTCGATGAGTCCGACAGCTACGGCGTTGAAATGGCGCTGCAGCTCGTCGGTGCTGCGGGCGACGGCTCCGTGACGCTGGTCTCGATGGCCCCGAACGATGAAGTGTCGGGTCTCCGCACCGCTCTCGCGATGGGCGCCGAGAAGGCTGTGCTCGTCTCCGACCCCTCGCTGTCCGGTGCCGATGCACTGACCACGGCGAAGGTGCTCGCCGGCGCCGTCGGCAAGGCCGGCGACTACGACCTCATCATCGCCGGTACCGAGTCGTCCGACGGCTACACCGGCACCGTGCCCGAGCAGATGGCCGAAGTCCTCGGTCTCCCGTCGGTCACGTTCGCCAAGACGATCGCCGTCGACGGCTCGACCGTCAAGGTCGACCGTCAGACCGAGTCGGGCTACGACGAAGTCACCTGCCCGCTCCCCGCCGTGGTCTCGGTGACCGCTGGCGTCGTCGAGCCCCGCTACCCGAGCTTCAAGGGCATCATGGCCGCGAAGTCGAAGCCGGTCGACACCGTCACCGCTGCCGACCTCGGTATCGAGTCGGTCAGCTGGGCACAGTCCATCACCAACGTCGAAGATGCCCCGGCCCGCGAGGCCGGCGAGATCATCGAAGACGATGGCGAGTCGTTCAACAAGATCGTCGAGTTCCTCGACAACCTGAAGGTGATCTGA
- a CDS encoding 50S ribosomal protein L11 methyltransferase, which translates to MTTASGDQPPLDGLNTDGLDLGGTETIIGVTVPSALGDIVADRFWQLGVRAVSEVDVGDGLVEVSSSVGNEQASVDRAIATFDADWSVRVTSAPVAGADDWKQFARPVEYAPGAFIVPSWNPTPTEPHVERVTVIEPGSAFGLGDHPTTTGSMQLVADVLSGAARDDESAVESVLDVGCGTGALAILAAQMGVPTIRAIDVAIAAVDATLHNADLNDVAGRIDVDTTPIAALERTYDLVVANILAPVLVSLADDLVRLTAPGGSLIISGILEERHDHVLAALAPLAPSQSVVRDGWITIRLTHP; encoded by the coding sequence ATGACGACGGCTTCCGGCGATCAGCCGCCGCTCGACGGGCTCAACACCGACGGGCTCGACCTCGGCGGTACCGAGACGATCATCGGCGTCACCGTGCCGAGCGCGCTCGGCGACATCGTTGCGGATCGCTTCTGGCAGCTCGGAGTCCGAGCCGTGAGCGAGGTCGACGTCGGCGATGGCCTCGTCGAGGTCTCGTCGTCGGTCGGCAACGAGCAGGCCTCGGTCGACCGCGCGATCGCCACGTTCGATGCCGACTGGTCGGTGCGCGTCACCTCTGCACCCGTGGCCGGGGCCGACGACTGGAAGCAGTTCGCGCGACCCGTCGAGTACGCACCGGGCGCGTTCATCGTGCCCTCCTGGAACCCCACGCCCACCGAGCCACACGTCGAGCGTGTCACCGTCATCGAGCCGGGCAGCGCGTTCGGGCTGGGCGACCATCCGACCACCACCGGTTCGATGCAGTTGGTCGCCGACGTGCTCAGCGGTGCGGCACGTGACGACGAGTCAGCGGTCGAGAGCGTGCTCGATGTCGGCTGCGGGACGGGCGCGCTCGCGATCCTCGCCGCGCAGATGGGGGTCCCGACCATCAGGGCGATCGACGTGGCGATCGCCGCCGTCGACGCCACGCTGCACAACGCCGACCTCAACGACGTGGCCGGCCGCATCGACGTCGACACCACACCGATCGCGGCACTCGAGCGCACCTACGACCTCGTCGTGGCGAACATCCTCGCCCCGGTACTGGTGTCGCTCGCCGACGACCTCGTGCGCCTCACGGCACCGGGAGGTTCGTTGATCATCAGCGGCATTCTCGAGGAGCGCCACGATCATGTCCTCGCGGCGCTCGCTCCACTCGCGCCGTCGCAGTCGGTCGTCCGCGACGGGTGGATCACGATCCGCCTCACGCACCCCTGA
- a CDS encoding DUF3090 family protein, with the protein MTVFYEFDEVDMFTVGTIGQPGSRTFFLHVRADGKRMAVKCEKQQAAAISQYLEKVLSDLPPVEDRPISGAMELNDPGETLFVLGPIGLGYDRSNDKVLLQLEEMGELDDDGEVIDDENRGHVRIYITRGQAAAFAAHAGNVIESGRPECRWCGNPIDPDGHPCPRMN; encoded by the coding sequence ATGACCGTTTTCTACGAGTTCGACGAAGTCGACATGTTCACCGTGGGCACGATCGGCCAGCCCGGCTCGCGCACGTTCTTCCTGCACGTGCGCGCCGACGGGAAGCGCATGGCGGTCAAGTGCGAGAAGCAGCAGGCGGCGGCGATCTCGCAGTACCTCGAGAAGGTGCTGAGCGACCTGCCGCCCGTCGAAGACCGCCCGATCTCCGGTGCGATGGAACTGAACGATCCCGGCGAGACCCTGTTCGTGCTCGGTCCGATCGGGCTCGGCTACGACCGCTCCAACGACAAGGTGCTGCTGCAGCTCGAAGAGATGGGTGAACTCGACGACGACGGCGAGGTCATCGACGACGAGAACCGCGGGCACGTCCGGATCTACATCACCCGCGGGCAGGCCGCCGCGTTCGCCGCGCATGCCGGCAACGTGATCGAGTCGGGTCGCCCCGAGTGTCGCTGGTGCGGAAACCCGATCGATCCCGACGGCCACCCGTGCCCGCGGATGAACTGA
- a CDS encoding cupin domain-containing protein → MSNSNDTTQTAQTTHTTTAHVLPDPSRPYVLQRDEGVHHHFLDNLATTKIGATAGGAMSAVEFVAPKGFGPPLHQHDDEDEMMVILDGEIVFRSGDIETVARPGATVHLPHGVPHTFQVLSDTARMVSITASRSTPPKFAQMVAALGDHTDEPVLPAPMDIDPVEVAAVCAAHGIEVLGPPPAPLD, encoded by the coding sequence ATGAGCAACAGCAACGACACCACTCAGACGGCCCAGACGACCCACACGACCACGGCGCACGTGCTGCCCGATCCGTCCCGCCCGTACGTCTTGCAGCGCGACGAGGGCGTCCATCATCACTTCCTCGACAATCTGGCCACGACGAAGATCGGCGCGACGGCTGGGGGAGCGATGAGCGCCGTCGAGTTCGTGGCGCCGAAGGGGTTCGGTCCGCCGCTGCACCAGCACGACGACGAAGACGAGATGATGGTGATCCTCGACGGCGAGATCGTGTTCCGATCGGGCGACATCGAGACGGTCGCTCGGCCCGGTGCCACGGTGCACCTGCCCCACGGGGTGCCGCACACGTTCCAGGTGCTGTCCGACACGGCCCGCATGGTGTCGATCACTGCGTCACGCAGCACCCCGCCGAAGTTCGCCCAGATGGTCGCTGCGCTCGGCGATCACACCGACGAGCCGGTCCTGCCGGCGCCGATGGACATCGACCCGGTGGAGGTCGCCGCGGTGTGCGCAGCGCACGGCATCGAGGTGCTCGGCCCGCCACCGGCGCCGCTCGACTGA
- a CDS encoding alpha/beta hydrolase, whose translation MAAMPVPAVRFAKVAGGRLAWQAWGDGDETIVAIPPAAQNIETAWEWHEIRAMLERFGSFAHYVHFDKRGTGASDRGDEVPGLDTRVDDLRAVMDDAGVAQAHLFAQSEGGPTALLFAATYPHRVKSLILHGTGACVVPSELAADPEVRRDQIEKRRKFADAWGTPDTSSIGLFAPSKVGDRAFIEWFVRYERTAASAQGVFDLMTQMLDMDVRDVVGEIEAPMLVLHRSDETAMPVEYAHELVGLARDATLVELDGADHFAFVGDIDTWMTEVERWVTGTVRERPVDEGPRSPKVTTLGRFAVEVGGVEVDAASWGSRRARVLLKRLVVAEGAPVTRDELFDLLWPDETDRTRLGARLSVQLSAVRKVLGGGVRADRDSVALDRDQVRVDLFDYLDAAAAGSDATVVEHYGEFLPEQRYDDWAAPMRERVRSIFTTAAHRRITAAIDADDTSEAIDLARRVLVADPTDELAHASLVDALQAAGDDAAARRARDEWRAAAPG comes from the coding sequence ATGGCAGCCATGCCCGTTCCGGCGGTGCGTTTCGCGAAGGTCGCAGGCGGCCGCTTGGCGTGGCAGGCCTGGGGTGATGGCGACGAGACGATCGTGGCGATCCCGCCTGCGGCGCAGAACATCGAGACGGCCTGGGAGTGGCACGAGATCCGGGCGATGCTCGAGCGCTTCGGATCGTTCGCGCACTACGTGCACTTCGACAAGCGAGGCACCGGTGCCTCCGATCGCGGCGACGAGGTTCCGGGTCTCGACACGCGCGTCGACGATCTGCGAGCGGTGATGGACGACGCCGGTGTCGCACAGGCCCACCTGTTCGCGCAGAGTGAAGGCGGACCGACGGCGTTGCTGTTCGCCGCCACGTATCCGCACCGTGTGAAGAGCTTGATCCTCCACGGCACCGGCGCGTGCGTCGTGCCGAGCGAGCTCGCGGCCGACCCGGAGGTCCGGCGAGATCAGATCGAGAAGCGACGGAAATTCGCCGACGCGTGGGGGACCCCCGACACGTCGTCGATCGGGTTGTTCGCTCCATCGAAGGTCGGCGACCGCGCGTTCATCGAGTGGTTCGTGCGCTACGAACGCACCGCAGCGTCGGCGCAGGGCGTGTTCGACCTGATGACCCAGATGCTCGACATGGACGTCCGCGACGTGGTCGGCGAGATCGAGGCGCCCATGCTGGTGCTGCACCGGTCCGACGAGACGGCCATGCCGGTCGAGTACGCCCACGAGTTGGTCGGCCTCGCTCGCGACGCGACGCTCGTCGAACTCGACGGTGCCGACCACTTCGCGTTCGTGGGCGACATCGACACGTGGATGACCGAGGTCGAACGATGGGTGACCGGCACCGTTCGCGAGCGACCGGTCGACGAGGGGCCGCGCTCGCCGAAGGTGACGACGCTCGGTCGCTTCGCCGTGGAGGTCGGGGGCGTCGAGGTCGATGCTGCGTCGTGGGGATCGAGGCGGGCACGAGTGCTCCTCAAGCGACTGGTCGTCGCCGAGGGGGCGCCGGTGACACGTGACGAACTGTTCGATCTGCTGTGGCCCGACGAGACGGATCGGACCAGGCTCGGGGCGCGTCTGTCGGTGCAATTGTCGGCCGTTCGCAAGGTCTTGGGCGGTGGCGTGCGGGCCGACCGTGACTCCGTGGCGCTCGATCGTGACCAGGTACGCGTCGACCTGTTCGACTACCTCGATGCCGCTGCAGCCGGCTCCGACGCCACGGTGGTCGAGCACTACGGCGAGTTCCTGCCCGAGCAGCGCTACGACGACTGGGCGGCACCGATGCGTGAACGGGTGCGATCGATCTTCACGACGGCCGCGCACCGTCGGATCACGGCAGCGATCGACGCCGATGACACGTCGGAGGCCATCGACCTCGCTCGACGCGTGCTCGTCGCCGACCCCACCGACGAACTCGCACACGCGTCCCTCGTCGACGCGCTCCAGGCCGCCGGCGATGACGCGGCCGCACGACGGGCGCGCGACGAGTGGCGCGCAGCCGCTCCCGGCTGA